AAATTTTGCAAAGTTTCAAATACTTTGTCGTAGAAACTCTGAATGTGCTGGCGCATAATGGCTTCGGCGTGGTTTTCATCTTGGGCTTTGATCGCCGCGACCAGTTCTAAGTGTTTTTCCACCGCGGCGGGCAAAAATTCCAGGTGGGGTAGCGCCAAAAACCACAAACGCTGCGACAGGCCAAAGAAATCATCCAGAATATCGGCCAGATATTTATTATGCGCCGCCTGCGCAATTGCCTGGTGGAATTTATGATCCAGCTCAAAGAGCAAACGCGGTTCATCGGGGGGCACTTGGGATTGTTCACGGCATAGCGCTTCCAGCACCACCAAATCGTCGGGGGTGGCAAATCTGGCGGCTTGCTGCGCACAGTAGCACTCCAACAGCAGGCGGATTTCGCTAATCTGCCTCAGCTCTGGAATCTTTACCTCGGCAATGAATAAGCCCATCGAGGGAGCCTCGATCAGGTGATCGTGTACGAGCAGCTTTATCGCTTCTCGTACAGGTACCAGCCCCACATCCAGTTCGCGGGCCAGCTTCCCTTCATCAACCGGCGCGCCTGGCGCAAGTTCCAGGGTCGCAATTTTTTCACGGATCGCAGCATACGCGCGTTGGGTATCTACTCGAACCAGTTCCATCATATTTTCTCCCGTGCTAATTTCGGAGATCAGTATTCTTGCTCTATTTCGATAAACGCGGGTTGCCAACGGCTTGCAAATGGATGCGGTAACTGTCAATCCCGTCGGCGATCTCTTCGACCACTACTTGCGGGTTGTCCGCGCCTGAACGTAAGGCGGCGCTCAATACCCGGTCGTAGCCCGATTTTCGAGCGTGATCCAGCGCATCGTCCAATTCTTCAAATTCTTCGCGCCCATCACGCGCCTGCACGTAGTAGCTAATCACATCCATCCCAGCTTCAGATAAGTGCGGATAGATCAAAATTTCTTCGGATACCATCACACTGCCCGCAATCGCGCCGACGGCATTGGCAACGAAATAATGGTCGGGCAAAATCAGCTCGGTATGCAGCAGTTTGGCGACATCTTGCAGCATAATATCGGCGGGAGCGCCGATGCCGATGATGGGATATTGCAGGTGAATTTGCGTGGCGAGGTGAGGATGTTCAGCATACAGGCTGTTGCGGAAGAACCACAGACCCAGATCGGGGCTGTGTGCCGAACTCGGGGGGACGCTTTTCTCGGTGAGGAACTCCACAATCGCCTTCGCAATCAACTCGCTGCTCAGCGTCCAGATAAATTCTGTCAGGCCTGGCTCTTCCCAATGCAGATGATTGCTGAGCAGCTTCAACCCATATTCAGCAGTTTTCACATCCCAGGGTGTGTGCCGCCCATCAATATGCAGCAAATCGGTTGGGGTCAGCCCCGCTTTGCCAATAATCTCGCGGCGGATCAATTCATCAGCCCCAAG
This region of Chloroflexota bacterium genomic DNA includes:
- a CDS encoding GntR family transcriptional regulator, yielding MMELVRVDTQRAYAAIREKIATLELAPGAPVDEGKLARELDVGLVPVREAIKLLVHDHLIEAPSMGLFIAEVKIPELRQISEIRLLLECYCAQQAARFATPDDLVVLEALCREQSQVPPDEPRLLFELDHKFHQAIAQAAHNKYLADILDDFFGLSQRLWFLALPHLEFLPAAVEKHLELVAAIKAQDENHAEAIMRQHIQSFYDKVFETLQN